In Methanomicrobium antiquum, one DNA window encodes the following:
- a CDS encoding DUF655 domain-containing protein, whose product MKSDKKELYAVIIDVLPMTGIGDSRRPQFKKEPLVQAMGIEQFKLLELVPKVSDLQAIDRVYIGDQERDKIERVKRRIGYTDLTQTAKLELPYAVETIVKENEGRYVDFFNKAVPITSKQHMLHLLPGIGKKLLWEILEEREKKPFENFADISERIKSIPHPDQMIVKRILEEIEDPNVKYHLFTSK is encoded by the coding sequence ATGAAAAGTGACAAGAAAGAGCTTTATGCAGTAATTATTGATGTCCTTCCTATGACAGGTATAGGCGATTCACGTCGCCCTCAGTTTAAAAAGGAGCCGCTGGTTCAGGCTATGGGTATTGAACAGTTTAAACTCCTTGAACTTGTGCCTAAAGTATCTGATCTTCAGGCTATTGACAGAGTCTATATCGGAGATCAGGAAAGAGACAAAATTGAGAGAGTGAAAAGGCGCATAGGCTATACTGATCTTACCCAGACTGCAAAACTTGAGCTGCCATATGCTGTTGAAACAATTGTTAAGGAAAACGAAGGCAGGTATGTTGATTTCTTCAACAAGGCCGTGCCTATAACCTCAAAACAGCATATGCTTCATCTTCTTCCGGGAATAGGCAAGAAATTACTCTGGGAAATACTTGAAGAACGCGAAAAAAAGCCTTTTGAAAATTTTGCTGATATAAGCGAACGTATCAAGTCAATTCCACACCCGGATCAGATGATTGTAAAAAGGATACTCGAAGAAATAGAAGATCCTAATGTAAAGTATCATCTGTTTACATCAAAATGA
- the rpl18a gene encoding 50S ribosomal protein L18Ae → MADQKFEVQGNFKSGFDYQPFKKEVFAPNEKQATERIYTIIGSKHRLKRNYIKIDGVRLIDGE, encoded by the coding sequence ATGGCAGACCAGAAATTTGAAGTGCAGGGCAACTTTAAAAGCGGCTTTGATTATCAGCCTTTCAAAAAAGAAGTATTTGCACCAAACGAAAAACAGGCTACCGAAAGAATCTATACAATTATCGGAAGCAAACACCGTTTAAAGAGAAATTATATTAAAATAGACGGTGTCAGACTTATAGATGGTGAGTAA
- the trmY gene encoding tRNA (pseudouridine(54)-N(1))-methyltransferase TrmY — protein MKRFIITGHKATTSGEFSLNDMPGSAGRMDVLCRSVNSCFFLSHSLREDVWCYLILLGEPNPPITILIKGNEVKRLNPDERSTGALIKKALTLPCGEKFRESTPGVYIRKGGLKTLLEEIDVTILDENGEDIRDIQNVPDSYLLSDHLNFTDEETELIIDLPKISAGPKVMHADHTITVILNEFDRRKL, from the coding sequence ATTAAACGCTTTATTATAACCGGTCATAAAGCAACGACCTCCGGAGAATTTTCCCTTAATGATATGCCGGGAAGCGCAGGAAGAATGGATGTTTTATGCAGATCTGTAAATTCCTGCTTTTTTCTTTCACACTCTCTAAGAGAGGATGTTTGGTGCTATCTTATTCTTTTGGGAGAGCCAAACCCGCCGATAACTATACTCATTAAAGGAAATGAGGTAAAGCGCTTAAATCCTGATGAAAGAAGCACAGGAGCGCTCATTAAAAAGGCACTAACCCTTCCCTGTGGCGAAAAGTTCAGAGAATCAACACCCGGAGTGTATATACGAAAAGGTGGTCTCAAAACTCTACTTGAAGAGATAGATGTTACAATTTTAGATGAAAATGGAGAAGATATACGTGATATCCAAAATGTCCCGGATTCATATTTGTTATCTGATCATCTAAACTTTACAGATGAAGAAACTGAACTTATAATAGACCTGCCAAAAATATCTGCAGGCCCTAAGGTCATGCATGCCGACCATACAATAACTGTCATCCTAAACGAGTTTGACAGGAGAAAACTATGA
- a CDS encoding translation initiation factor IF-6, whose protein sequence is MLETIDFAGDENIGVYTRVFEDFAVVPLNATEEYVSAVEKKFGIEVIKTTIQGSSIIGSLLVGNSNGLITSGLATPEESAVLKNCSNVMFLSRTMNAAGNIILANDEIALVHPNLPDRYAEKISEFLDVPVVMMTIGGIPTVGMAAVATNTGILVSPGITAQEIKEIEDITSLPIGTGTVNMGSSLVGTGLIANSKSYLAGISTSGYELGRIEEVFGFE, encoded by the coding sequence ATGTTAGAAACGATCGACTTTGCCGGTGACGAAAATATAGGTGTGTACACACGTGTATTCGAGGACTTTGCGGTTGTACCGCTTAATGCTACGGAAGAATACGTGAGTGCTGTTGAGAAAAAATTTGGTATTGAGGTAATAAAAACCACAATACAGGGAAGTTCGATCATAGGCTCATTGCTTGTGGGCAACAGCAACGGACTTATTACAAGCGGTCTTGCAACACCGGAAGAATCTGCAGTCTTAAAAAATTGTTCAAATGTAATGTTTCTGAGCAGAACAATGAATGCTGCTGGAAACATTATCCTTGCAAATGATGAGATTGCACTGGTTCATCCAAATCTTCCGGACAGATATGCAGAAAAAATATCTGAATTTTTAGACGTTCCTGTAGTTATGATGACTATAGGAGGAATACCGACAGTTGGTATGGCTGCGGTTGCAACAAACACAGGTATTCTTGTAAGTCCGGGAATAACGGCTCAGGAAATAAAAGAAATTGAAGATATAACATCACTTCCGATAGGAACAGGCACTGTTAATATGGGAAGTAGTCTTGTTGGCACAGGACTTATTGCCAACAGTAAGTCATATCTTGCAGGAATCTCCACAAGCGGCTATGAACTTGGAAGAATTGAAGAAGTATTCGGATTTGAATAA
- a CDS encoding signal recognition particle protein Srp54 has translation MLDRLGTGLKDAMKKLAGKTVIDRAAVEELVKDLQRVLLQSDVNVKLVMGLSKSIKERALDEEPPKGMNVREHVLRIVYQELVKLMGKECEVTLGPQTILMAGLQGSGKTTTTGKLARFFQKKGLRVGVICADVFRPGAYDQLKTLCNKVNVPCYGEPAETDAVKIVKAGIKELKNTEVLLIDTQGRHALEDSLIDEIIELNNITKATHRWLVIDAALGQQAREQAARFHEAISIDGVIITKMDGTAKGGGALSAVAETGSGIVFIGSGETIEDLERFDPDRFISRLLGMGDLRALMERAEEAMGEDDFDVNAMMKGKFTLRDMYKQLESLKKMGPLKQVMSMLPLGGLEIPQDAFDVTGKKMERYKVIMDSMTNAELDNPSMISGSRVQRISTGAGATPEEVRELLKYYKTMQRTLKGFKGMGGGKFNMQRMMKKFGGMQN, from the coding sequence ATGCTTGACCGTCTTGGTACCGGTCTTAAGGATGCAATGAAAAAACTGGCAGGCAAAACTGTCATTGACAGAGCCGCAGTTGAAGAACTTGTAAAAGATCTTCAAAGAGTCCTGCTTCAGTCAGATGTCAATGTTAAACTCGTAATGGGTCTTTCCAAATCCATAAAAGAACGTGCTCTTGATGAAGAGCCGCCAAAAGGTATGAATGTGCGTGAGCATGTTCTTCGAATAGTCTATCAGGAGCTTGTAAAACTGATGGGCAAAGAATGCGAAGTGACACTCGGCCCGCAGACTATTCTTATGGCAGGTCTTCAGGGAAGCGGAAAGACAACTACAACAGGCAAACTTGCCCGCTTCTTCCAAAAAAAAGGTCTTCGTGTCGGTGTAATATGCGCCGATGTTTTCCGCCCCGGCGCATATGATCAGTTAAAAACACTCTGCAATAAAGTCAATGTTCCCTGCTATGGTGAGCCTGCAGAAACAGATGCAGTAAAAATTGTCAAAGCCGGAATTAAAGAGCTTAAAAACACCGAAGTTTTGCTTATTGATACTCAGGGAAGACATGCACTTGAAGACTCACTTATTGATGAAATAATTGAGCTTAACAATATTACAAAAGCAACTCATCGCTGGCTTGTTATTGATGCGGCACTGGGCCAGCAGGCACGCGAACAGGCAGCAAGATTCCATGAAGCAATCAGTATCGATGGTGTAATAATCACTAAAATGGACGGTACTGCAAAAGGAGGAGGGGCGCTCTCCGCTGTTGCTGAAACAGGTTCTGGAATTGTATTTATCGGAAGCGGAGAGACAATCGAAGATCTCGAACGCTTCGATCCTGACAGATTTATATCACGTCTTCTTGGAATGGGCGATCTCCGTGCATTAATGGAGCGTGCCGAAGAGGCAATGGGTGAGGATGATTTTGATGTTAATGCAATGATGAAGGGCAAATTCACCCTTCGTGATATGTACAAACAGCTTGAATCACTCAAAAAAATGGGGCCTTTAAAGCAGGTCATGTCCATGCTTCCTCTTGGCGGTCTGGAAATCCCTCAGGATGCATTTGATGTAACCGGGAAAAAAATGGAACGCTACAAGGTTATAATGGACTCAATGACAAATGCTGAACTTGACAATCCGTCAATGATAAGCGGTTCGCGTGTCCAGAGAATATCAACAGGCGCAGGTGCAACTCCGGAAGAAGTCAGAGAGCTTTTGAAATATTACAAAACAATGCAACGCACACTTAAAGGATTTAAAGGAATGGGCGGCGGAAAATTCAATATGCAGCGTATGATGAAGAAATTCGGCGGGATGCAGAATTGA
- a CDS encoding RNA polymerase Rpb4 family protein, producing MKVKGIINEERITLPELRESLLKVEAARLESGKEMSYELRRSIEHANHLSKTSAEKSRELVEKLQTLEKMKPDIAFRIASVMPKSRDELRAIYAKERFTLSGEELDEILDLVLAHF from the coding sequence ATGAAAGTAAAAGGTATTATTAACGAAGAGAGGATTACACTTCCGGAATTGCGCGAGTCTTTGCTTAAAGTAGAGGCTGCACGCCTTGAATCCGGAAAAGAGATGTCATATGAACTGCGTAGAAGCATCGAGCATGCCAATCACCTCTCCAAAACAAGCGCTGAGAAATCAAGGGAACTTGTTGAGAAATTACAAACCCTTGAGAAGATGAAGCCCGATATTGCATTCAGGATTGCATCAGTTATGCCTAAATCAAGGGATGAGCTCCGTGCAATATATGCAAAAGAGCGCTTTACCCTCTCAGGCGAGGAACTCGATGAGATTCTCGACCTTGTATTGGCTCATTTCTAA
- a CDS encoding DUF7411 family protein — protein MKAGVLFSGGKDSSLAAFMLSRDYEVELNTFVFDKNTQITGVEKASEVLGLPLKKRVFEEGLLSIVMDMMVESGYPNEAINFVHRCAINALCQEYDVIGDGTRLNDRVPMLNYAEVQSLEGKYNCALVRPLLGFGRREVNRLVEKHFIVLYGETGEITNGDYENEIRAAFNAKETDPYKIFPGHHEQSLVIKKACKNQSGDI, from the coding sequence ATGAAAGCCGGAGTACTCTTCAGCGGAGGCAAGGACAGTTCTCTTGCGGCATTTATGCTTTCAAGAGACTATGAAGTAGAACTCAACACCTTTGTCTTTGACAAAAATACACAGATTACAGGTGTTGAAAAAGCCTCGGAAGTTCTGGGTTTACCTCTGAAAAAAAGAGTCTTTGAAGAAGGACTGCTTAGTATTGTTATGGATATGATGGTTGAGAGCGGATATCCAAACGAAGCCATCAACTTTGTGCACAGATGCGCCATCAATGCTCTTTGTCAGGAGTATGATGTAATAGGGGACGGGACACGACTGAATGACCGTGTGCCCATGCTAAATTATGCTGAGGTTCAAAGCCTTGAAGGAAAGTATAATTGCGCCCTCGTGCGGCCTCTGCTCGGATTTGGAAGAAGAGAAGTCAACCGCCTTGTAGAAAAGCACTTCATCGTTTTATACGGTGAAACAGGCGAAATTACAAACGGGGACTATGAAAATGAAATCCGTGCGGCATTCAATGCCAAAGAAACAGATCCATATAAAATATTTCCAGGCCACCATGAGCAGTCTCTCGTTATCAAAAAAGCCTGCAAAAATCAAAGTGGTGATATTTAA
- a CDS encoding 30S ribosomal protein S19e has translation MTTVYDIPPDVLIAKVAGELKQLDSIKAPVWAEFAKTGVHKQMPPKEEDWWYTRAASVMRRVYIDGPVGVQRLRSFYGGKKNRGTKPNQFKRGSGSVTRKLLQQLESAGYIKNTPEGRVISAEGRKFMDSVANSAKAEVVEQIPGLSKY, from the coding sequence ATGACAACAGTATATGATATTCCACCGGATGTCTTAATCGCAAAAGTGGCTGGCGAGCTTAAACAGCTCGATTCGATAAAGGCACCGGTATGGGCAGAGTTTGCCAAAACAGGCGTTCACAAACAGATGCCGCCAAAAGAAGAAGACTGGTGGTATACAAGAGCCGCATCAGTAATGCGCCGTGTATACATTGACGGACCGGTCGGAGTTCAGAGACTCAGATCCTTTTATGGCGGAAAGAAAAACAGAGGCACAAAACCAAACCAGTTTAAGAGAGGTTCAGGTTCTGTAACACGCAAACTCCTTCAGCAGCTCGAATCTGCAGGGTATATCAAAAACACACCTGAAGGCCGTGTGATTTCTGCAGAAGGCAGAAAGTTCATGGACAGTGTTGCAAATAGTGCTAAAGCAGAAGTTGTCGAACAGATTCCCGGATTGAGCAAATACTAA
- a CDS encoding ribonuclease P protein component 4, translating to MAKRNDKSKQKSLAKERIIRLFEVADDFFKKSPPLANNCIQHARKISMKYRIRIPKPYNRKFCRKCYNLLVPGVNMTARIYRGKIIITCKTCGNIRRYPLSEKKLNEK from the coding sequence ATGGCAAAAAGGAATGACAAATCAAAACAAAAATCTTTAGCAAAAGAGAGAATTATTCGTCTTTTTGAAGTTGCCGATGATTTTTTTAAGAAATCTCCGCCACTGGCAAATAACTGCATACAGCATGCAAGAAAAATCTCAATGAAATACCGAATCAGAATTCCAAAACCATATAACAGAAAATTTTGCAGAAAGTGCTATAATCTTCTTGTACCAGGTGTTAATATGACTGCAAGAATTTATAGAGGCAAAATAATTATAACATGCAAAACCTGTGGTAATATTCGCAGGTATCCATTATCGGAGAAAAAATTAAATGAAAAATAA
- the rsmA gene encoding 16S rRNA (adenine(1518)-N(6)/adenine(1519)-N(6))-dimethyltransferase RsmA — translation MRAPHDQHFLSDEDAVQKISDFCDVKGVKVLEIGPGRGVLTRALLDRGAEVIAIELDGTLTSYLKSVFQKEIESGRFTLIHGDAIKCELPAFEKIVANLPYSASSKITFRLLELGFSEAVLMYQKEFAERMIALPGTSNCGRLSIMVQTYAKVMPLLELSPESFSPPPEVDSMVVKITPKKELTYPIKDRSFYAKLVRELFSHRRKTLKKALKISSHILGEDNVKEIIYKSPDEILKKRPEELTLKEFSDLSNAVE, via the coding sequence ATGAGAGCACCACATGATCAGCATTTTCTCTCTGATGAAGATGCAGTTCAAAAAATATCAGATTTTTGTGATGTAAAAGGTGTAAAAGTCCTTGAAATCGGCCCTGGCAGAGGTGTATTAACACGTGCTCTATTAGACAGGGGAGCAGAAGTTATTGCCATCGAACTTGATGGTACATTAACTTCCTATTTAAAATCTGTTTTCCAAAAAGAGATTGAATCAGGCAGATTCACGCTGATTCACGGAGATGCAATAAAATGCGAGCTCCCCGCCTTTGAAAAGATTGTGGCAAATCTGCCATACTCCGCATCTTCAAAAATCACATTCAGATTGTTGGAACTTGGTTTTTCTGAAGCTGTTTTAATGTATCAGAAAGAGTTTGCAGAAAGAATGATTGCTCTTCCCGGAACATCAAATTGCGGAAGACTATCTATTATGGTTCAGACTTATGCAAAAGTAATGCCTCTTTTGGAGCTTTCTCCAGAATCATTCTCTCCTCCGCCGGAGGTTGATTCTATGGTTGTGAAAATCACTCCAAAAAAGGAACTTACATATCCAATCAAAGACCGCAGTTTTTATGCAAAATTAGTGCGTGAACTTTTTTCACACAGAAGAAAAACATTAAAAAAAGCACTTAAGATCTCATCTCACATTCTTGGAGAAGATAATGTGAAAGAGATAATCTATAAAAGTCCGGATGAAATATTAAAAAAACGTCCTGAAGAACTGACATTAAAGGAATTTTCAGATCTCTCAAACGCCGTTGAATAA
- a CDS encoding DNA-binding protein, translating to MGDDELAEIRRKRMAELQRQQMDQAGMEEELQRQKQAEAQIHLVLMQILEPEARERLNTIKLTKPEFAKAVEQQLVMLSQSGRLRGRITDDQLKALLQQLVPEKKDYNITRR from the coding sequence ATGGGTGACGATGAACTTGCAGAAATTCGTAGAAAACGTATGGCAGAACTCCAGCGCCAACAGATGGATCAGGCTGGTATGGAAGAAGAGCTTCAAAGACAAAAACAGGCTGAAGCCCAAATACATCTTGTATTAATGCAGATTCTCGAACCGGAAGCACGTGAACGTTTAAACACCATTAAGCTGACCAAACCGGAATTTGCAAAAGCTGTTGAACAACAGCTTGTCATGCTTTCTCAAAGTGGACGGCTGAGAGGGCGAATAACTGATGACCAGTTAAAAGCACTTCTACAACAACTTGTACCGGAGAAAAAAGATTATAACATCACACGCAGGTAA
- a CDS encoding 50S ribosomal protein L21e, which yields MAHHNGQRKKTRYKYQKDLRKRGLAPVTTVIQQFEEGQKVHIVVDPSVQSGMPHRRFHGRTGTILGKQGRAWMLEIKDGNATKIVVSRPQHLKPQKL from the coding sequence ATGGCACATCACAATGGTCAGAGAAAGAAAACACGCTATAAATATCAAAAAGATCTCAGAAAACGCGGTCTTGCACCCGTAACAACTGTAATTCAGCAGTTTGAGGAAGGACAAAAGGTTCACATAGTAGTGGATCCAAGTGTTCAGTCAGGCATGCCACACCGCAGATTCCATGGAAGAACAGGTACAATTCTTGGGAAGCAGGGACGCGCATGGATGCTTGAAATAAAAGACGGTAATGCAACAAAAATTGTCGTCTCAAGACCACAACATCTAAAACCACAGAAATTATAA
- a CDS encoding YhbY family RNA-binding protein, whose amino-acid sequence MKNKESKKEMNQLKATLWIGKKGCTENTIEEIRRQVKSNRIIKIKWLKNTDIDPESIAEKSGTDLIQVRGRTMVLEKKN is encoded by the coding sequence ATGAAAAATAAAGAGTCCAAAAAAGAGATGAACCAGCTAAAGGCAACTCTCTGGATCGGGAAAAAAGGATGCACTGAAAATACCATTGAAGAAATCCGCCGTCAGGTAAAAAGTAACAGAATAATAAAAATAAAATGGCTGAAAAACACGGATATCGATCCGGAAAGCATTGCAGAAAAAAGCGGAACTGATCTGATTCAGGTGCGTGGAAGGACAATGGTCCTTGAAAAAAAAAATTAA
- a CDS encoding 50S ribosomal protein L39e translates to MSKVTKARKIRLGKACEQNRRVPAWVMIKTKRNVVTHPCRRNWRRSKLKV, encoded by the coding sequence ATGAGCAAAGTAACAAAAGCAAGAAAAATTAGACTTGGCAAAGCATGCGAGCAAAACCGCCGTGTGCCAGCATGGGTTATGATTAAGACAAAGCGTAATGTTGTGACTCACCCTTGCAGACGCAACTGGAGACGCAGTAAATTAAAGGTGTGA
- the pfdA gene encoding prefoldin subunit alpha, which translates to MVSNLEKVDPREVQMLQQYLNEFGQEIEAYSAQLQMIEQRRLESLTAVDTISTIKENPENTVLLQLGGGASIKVKPVEKDVILLNIGSDVVVEKSCEDTASYLADRAKEMEALEKKITESISQMQKQANDIAKKIESAYKQMQE; encoded by the coding sequence ATGGTGAGTAATTTGGAAAAAGTTGACCCTCGTGAAGTACAGATGCTTCAACAGTACCTAAACGAGTTTGGACAGGAGATAGAGGCATACTCAGCTCAGCTTCAGATGATTGAGCAGCGCAGACTTGAATCCCTGACTGCGGTTGACACAATTAGTACTATTAAAGAAAATCCTGAAAATACTGTTCTCCTACAACTGGGAGGCGGTGCATCTATTAAGGTAAAACCGGTTGAAAAGGATGTTATTCTCTTAAACATCGGATCAGATGTTGTAGTTGAAAAAAGCTGTGAAGATACGGCATCATACCTTGCCGACCGTGCCAAAGAGATGGAAGCACTTGAGAAAAAGATAACTGAGTCTATCTCACAAATGCAGAAACAGGCAAATGATATTGCTAAAAAGATTGAGTCTGCATACAAACAAATGCAGGAATAA
- a CDS encoding tRNA pseudouridine(54/55) synthase Pus10, giving the protein MSDILQTAEEILKYGPVCDHCLGRMFGKSSHGLSNSERGNALRITLALEKNLPYTREEEVCWICGNLFDKTEFWAEKIKKALEPYEHKTILVGCKVPPLVTESEEMVWTDLSLLHPEPIKAEFNRETGKAVSAITKSQVDFKRPDIVIVCDIASEEVDVQVNSLYIYGRYMKYERGIPQTRWYCRECHGKGCERCNFTGKMYQDSVEELIGRPIMDACNATDAILHGAGREDIDARMLGTGRPFVIELIEPKIRSVPLKDLQALVNKSADKRVEITLDHISDRREVETLKSGKAHKKYSILVKVDGDISINDVQSALNDLKGMTINQRTPDRVSHRRADLIRKRKCLDIECTDVEDGMFRITILGDAGLYIKELISGDNGRTEPSFSEKLGCPAHVASLDVIMVEGIVPENQNELES; this is encoded by the coding sequence ATGAGCGATATATTACAAACAGCAGAAGAAATACTCAAATACGGGCCTGTCTGCGATCACTGTCTTGGAAGAATGTTCGGTAAAAGTTCACACGGCCTTTCAAATTCTGAAAGAGGGAATGCACTTAGAATTACTCTTGCACTAGAGAAGAATCTGCCTTATACAAGAGAAGAAGAAGTCTGCTGGATTTGCGGAAACCTGTTTGATAAAACAGAATTCTGGGCTGAAAAGATAAAAAAAGCCTTAGAGCCTTACGAACACAAAACAATTCTTGTAGGATGTAAAGTACCTCCTCTTGTAACAGAAAGTGAAGAGATGGTATGGACAGATCTATCTCTTTTGCATCCGGAACCGATAAAAGCAGAATTCAACAGGGAAACAGGTAAAGCAGTAAGTGCAATTACAAAAAGTCAGGTGGATTTCAAACGTCCGGATATTGTAATTGTCTGTGATATTGCTTCAGAAGAGGTAGACGTCCAGGTAAATTCTCTCTACATTTATGGCCGCTACATGAAGTATGAAAGAGGTATCCCGCAGACACGCTGGTATTGCAGAGAATGCCACGGCAAAGGTTGTGAAAGGTGCAATTTTACAGGCAAAATGTATCAGGATTCAGTTGAAGAGCTGATTGGAAGACCTATCATGGATGCCTGCAATGCAACAGATGCGATACTTCACGGTGCAGGAAGAGAAGATATTGATGCAAGAATGCTTGGTACAGGCAGACCCTTTGTAATTGAACTTATTGAACCTAAAATCAGAAGCGTTCCGTTGAAAGATTTACAAGCGCTTGTCAACAAAAGTGCTGATAAAAGAGTTGAAATTACTCTGGATCACATTAGTGACAGGCGTGAGGTGGAAACCCTTAAATCCGGCAAAGCGCATAAAAAGTACAGCATTCTGGTAAAAGTAGACGGCGATATTTCGATAAATGACGTGCAATCCGCCCTTAATGACCTCAAAGGGATGACAATCAACCAGCGCACCCCTGACAGAGTATCACATAGAAGAGCAGATCTCATACGAAAACGCAAATGTCTTGATATTGAGTGTACTGATGTTGAAGACGGCATGTTTAGAATAACAATTCTTGGAGATGCCGGTCTTTACATCAAAGAGCTCATATCAGGTGACAACGGCAGGACTGAACCGAGTTTTTCTGAAAAGCTCGGATGCCCGGCTCACGTTGCCAGTCTTGATGTTATAATGGTTGAAGGAATAGTTCCTGAGAACCAGAATGAATTGGAGAGTTAA
- the ftsY gene encoding signal recognition particle-docking protein FtsY, producing MFKSLKEKLKGVSKKFGSSIDESIANESATGDLQKEIPSAVLEVTETQQKAETKTNSFSENQILHDADELSVSPAEVSPTEPKKASFAKKLKVLVTEREILLSEKDIQEPLDELEMILLENDVAFDAVDTIISHMKKSIVGQKRKLRTSSEDFVKIALKEALMEVLGEGFSLTEYINLHEKPVKILFTGVNGAGKTTTIAKVAHYLKNNGYSVVIGSGDTFRAGANEQMKTHAERVGVKVINHQEGADPSAVLFDAVSYAKAHNIDVVLADTAGRFHNRANLMNQLEKIRRVMKPDIVAYVDEAVAGNDAVIRAEEFNNAVGTDTVVLTKADMDTKGGAAISITHTIKKPIMFLGVGQGYDDVIPFEPEKIVNELLGADI from the coding sequence ATGTTCAAGTCTCTTAAAGAAAAACTTAAAGGCGTTTCAAAAAAATTTGGATCAAGTATAGACGAATCTATTGCAAACGAATCAGCTACAGGGGATTTACAAAAGGAAATCCCGTCAGCTGTTTTGGAAGTAACAGAAACGCAACAAAAAGCTGAAACGAAAACAAATTCCTTTTCTGAAAATCAGATTTTACACGATGCAGACGAATTATCTGTATCTCCTGCAGAAGTATCTCCAACTGAACCAAAAAAGGCATCTTTTGCTAAAAAATTAAAAGTTCTTGTAACTGAAAGGGAAATTCTTCTCTCTGAAAAGGACATTCAGGAACCTCTTGACGAACTTGAGATGATTCTTCTTGAAAATGATGTTGCATTTGATGCCGTTGATACGATTATTTCTCATATGAAAAAATCCATTGTCGGCCAGAAGCGCAAATTAAGAACCTCATCTGAAGATTTTGTAAAAATTGCGTTAAAAGAGGCTTTAATGGAGGTTTTAGGAGAAGGGTTTTCATTAACTGAATATATCAATTTACACGAAAAGCCAGTAAAGATACTTTTTACAGGTGTAAATGGTGCCGGAAAAACCACAACAATTGCAAAAGTTGCACATTATCTGAAAAATAACGGATATTCTGTTGTAATTGGTTCAGGAGATACATTCCGTGCAGGTGCAAATGAACAGATGAAGACTCACGCAGAAAGAGTAGGTGTTAAGGTAATTAATCACCAGGAAGGCGCTGATCCATCTGCAGTTCTTTTTGATGCAGTAAGCTATGCCAAAGCACATAATATTGATGTGGTTTTGGCAGACACTGCAGGAAGATTTCACAATCGCGCTAACCTGATGAATCAGCTTGAAAAAATCAGACGTGTTATGAAACCTGATATTGTGGCATATGTTGATGAGGCAGTTGCAGGAAATGACGCTGTAATAAGAGCAGAAGAATTCAACAACGCAGTTGGAACTGACACTGTTGTTCTGACAAAAGCAGATATGGATACAAAAGGCGGTGCTGCAATATCAATAACGCACACGATTAAAAAGCCCATTATGTTTCTTGGAGTAGGCCAGGGATACGATGATGTAATACCTTTTGAGCCTGAAAAAATAGTTAATGAATTACTTGGAGCTGATATCTGA
- a CDS encoding 50S ribosomal protein L31e has product MADVLKEQIYIIPLRDVKKAPRWKRSPRAIKEIRDFLAQHMKSEDIKIDASINEKIWERGSEKPPRKIRVRAMKFEDGQVQAELAEE; this is encoded by the coding sequence ATGGCAGATGTATTAAAAGAACAAATTTACATTATCCCTCTTAGAGATGTAAAAAAGGCTCCACGCTGGAAGCGCAGTCCAAGAGCAATCAAAGAAATCCGTGATTTTCTTGCACAGCACATGAAAAGTGAAGACATAAAAATAGATGCAAGCATCAACGAGAAAATCTGGGAACGCGGAAGCGAAAAACCACCCAGAAAGATTCGCGTTCGTGCGATGAAATTTGAGGACGGTCAGGTTCAGGCTGAACTTGCCGAAGAGTAA